From a single Gimesia fumaroli genomic region:
- a CDS encoding DUF1559 domain-containing protein: MRGPDKYQFHQNQKISRSGFTLIELLVVIAIIAILIALLLPAVQQAREAARRTACKNKLKQIGLAFHNYQSTHRVLPPGHTSERCPNHTYECTKPYMAGIAPIYGAPRVTWPVHLFPFMELSPMYNKLEFNGLKTWIFNHGGYNTNNSDIVRMKIPAFLCPSEPSPDPKLSGPGTRAVNALSSYAAYSGRVLADEEQTKTALSGKNSSVRFRDITDGLSQTLLLGENTTGSPKGNRGFLWSSGPHNVSVYTELPPNSNKPDVLSPQQCAPNNPEINNPNINAPCVIGTQPYPYPDRTSAARSHHPGGVNVVLADGSCRFLSENMDLQTYRNLGQRNDGNVIDEY; this comes from the coding sequence ATGCGTGGGCCAGATAAGTATCAATTTCACCAGAACCAAAAAATAAGTCGGTCTGGATTTACATTAATCGAGCTACTCGTGGTGATCGCCATCATTGCGATCCTCATCGCTTTATTGCTGCCTGCAGTACAGCAGGCGCGTGAGGCAGCACGAAGAACGGCTTGTAAAAACAAACTGAAACAAATCGGTTTGGCATTTCATAATTATCAGTCAACACATCGAGTACTGCCCCCCGGACATACTTCAGAGCGTTGTCCGAATCATACTTATGAATGCACGAAACCTTACATGGCGGGCATTGCTCCCATCTATGGTGCGCCGCGCGTGACATGGCCGGTCCATCTGTTTCCTTTTATGGAACTCTCCCCCATGTACAACAAGCTCGAATTTAACGGGCTTAAAACGTGGATTTTTAATCATGGAGGGTACAACACAAATAATAGTGACATTGTAAGAATGAAAATCCCTGCATTTCTCTGCCCTTCCGAACCCTCACCAGATCCCAAACTCTCAGGGCCAGGCACCCGCGCAGTGAATGCATTGTCAAGTTACGCTGCCTATTCCGGAAGGGTATTGGCCGATGAGGAGCAGACAAAGACTGCATTGTCCGGGAAGAATAGTTCCGTTCGTTTTCGAGACATCACGGACGGTTTAAGCCAGACGCTTCTGCTTGGTGAGAATACGACAGGATCTCCCAAAGGGAATCGCGGTTTCCTCTGGTCTTCTGGTCCACACAATGTCTCCGTTTATACAGAGCTTCCGCCGAATTCGAACAAACCGGATGTCCTTAGCCCACAACAATGCGCGCCCAATAACCCGGAAATCAATAACCCGAACATCAACGCGCCTTGTGTCATTGGAACACAACCGTATCCCTATCCAGATCGCACATCAGCAGCGCGCAGTCATCACCCGGGCGGAGTCAATGTCGTTTTAGCAGATGGAAGCTGTCGTTTTCTATCTGAGAACATGGACTTGCAAACCTACCGAAATCTGGGACAGCGAAACGACGGAAATGTAATCGACGAGTACTAA
- a CDS encoding DUF692 domain-containing protein yields MTDNNEMIEVPLIGVGFRKPFADWVLSNPTELDCVEVTAEHFFDSDTSVLSQLASDYLVSVHGLGLSLGTPGPLDNSTLSQFQRVADHANAKWITEHIAFTKTDDVDLGHLNPLPMTESSLIILADHAREVMDRCQRPLLLENITSYLRIPGDYTEPEFLNRLCERAGSGLLLDVTNLLINGQNHCFDPVKWLHEVDPDFIRQVHIVGYSIQNGIYHDRHCEPIQDNLYDLLSEVVRYAPVEAVILERDMAIPASTDLAAELLRLEETCERARND; encoded by the coding sequence GTGACTGACAACAACGAAATGATCGAGGTCCCTCTCATTGGAGTCGGATTTCGCAAGCCATTTGCGGACTGGGTACTGTCGAACCCGACAGAACTGGATTGCGTTGAAGTCACAGCCGAACATTTCTTCGATTCTGACACATCAGTTCTGTCACAACTTGCCAGCGACTACCTGGTCTCCGTCCATGGTCTGGGACTCTCCCTGGGAACTCCCGGTCCGCTTGATAACTCAACATTGAGTCAATTTCAGAGAGTTGCTGACCACGCCAATGCAAAATGGATCACCGAGCATATCGCCTTTACGAAGACCGACGACGTCGACCTGGGGCACCTTAATCCACTGCCGATGACGGAAAGTTCGTTAATCATCCTGGCCGACCATGCGCGTGAAGTCATGGACCGCTGTCAAAGGCCTTTGCTCTTAGAGAATATCACTTCGTACCTGCGAATTCCTGGAGATTATACTGAGCCGGAATTCCTGAACCGTCTATGCGAGCGAGCCGGGAGCGGGCTGCTCCTGGATGTCACCAATCTGTTGATCAACGGTCAAAACCATTGTTTTGATCCAGTCAAATGGTTACATGAAGTCGATCCGGACTTCATTCGACAGGTGCATATCGTCGGCTATTCGATCCAGAATGGCATTTATCACGATCGTCATTGTGAACCGATTCAAGACAATCTTTACGATCTTCTCAGCGAGGTCGTGCGCTATGCGCCAGTAGAAGCAGTCATACTTGAACGAGACATGGCAATTCCAGCATCAACGGATCTGGCAGCGGAATTGCTTCGCCTGGAAGAAACCTGTGAGCGCGCCCGAAATGATTAG
- a CDS encoding serine/threonine-protein kinase, translating to MNQQPIPPNQSELPIRESMNESSQDPFLANLFQRLKASDAHEPTVPRIMRVKGKLKGIKKLGAGGLGVVYQYYDRRLQRSVALKVARHQALHSPARLNRFLRERKITAKLQHPAIPPVYQSGRLPDERPYYVMRLIEGIRFSDYLNQLSQERNIEQTQSDLEFNKIIDLFCSLCDAVQYAHSNHVVHRDIKPENVMVEPDGTVFLVDWGLARHLDDDKPDSFLDDDIRDENEKMGLCLTQDGHQIGTPHWMSPEQASGDPHSHGTHTDIYGLGGLLYLILAHQPPHQKLLESDRSLTEQLHEIATLDAPHPLQANQNANKELASICCKAMNLDHQLRYPSAAELRDDVRRWQRREIVLAHSTHYSKMERAELFAARHRRGIIFSLATLFLMFSGVTWAAVEVSNAADQTEIALEEQRRTNQQLLSSLELFSDAVMQDDVLSVPQLRGLRNRLLTDLAAQYKIWSLQSDGTPEELSRAARGTIRLAQIERETGNMIRSIESGNRAIELAESAVNSCKPEKQTDYRLILLQAIRSQVSLVLITGNVDQAHDLVQRGYQELEHMKNSLSKEQRLEEESKLKHLQMSVSYNQANRVPSIEARKQWLAKSLQNAQEAVELQRKVIPLNGTISQLTNLVTALNAEALAFHKLFRYQEAIRSYEEALDILQARKKEMRAPEAQKQLKQVQIMISFNAVMTYRAMGNLKQARIASRQGITVCKELKQAYPLVIRYSQELARGYGNLAEVELADYLKTLNPEILETMIVTFRSAAEEYLYLSKQYPDRKGYQGAAAIQYLRLSEALHWAGQDNAALTEFKRCLSLNPQPEKLEPTHGPNAIAVILGYCLLIHDEKPDDIKGHAAAKRLPEVFKVVGDMLENTTTSYVELFAQDEAVLRMKKIPSISQAIATAEETIKRKAAKKN from the coding sequence ATGAATCAGCAACCCATACCACCAAATCAATCTGAGCTCCCCATCCGCGAATCGATGAACGAGAGCAGCCAGGATCCATTTTTAGCGAACCTGTTCCAGAGGCTTAAGGCCAGCGATGCCCATGAGCCGACCGTGCCTCGTATCATGCGCGTCAAAGGAAAATTGAAAGGGATCAAAAAATTAGGTGCCGGAGGCCTGGGGGTTGTCTATCAATATTATGATCGGAGGCTTCAGCGATCAGTGGCCTTAAAAGTGGCACGGCATCAGGCTTTGCATTCACCAGCGCGTCTGAACCGATTTTTGCGTGAACGAAAAATAACCGCCAAACTTCAACATCCAGCCATTCCCCCGGTATACCAGAGCGGCAGATTGCCTGATGAAAGGCCTTATTATGTCATGAGGCTGATTGAAGGTATTCGATTTTCAGATTACCTCAATCAGCTCTCACAAGAGCGAAATATTGAACAGACTCAGTCAGACCTCGAGTTCAATAAAATCATTGACTTATTTTGTTCCCTGTGTGATGCGGTACAGTATGCCCATAGCAATCATGTGGTTCATCGTGACATCAAACCGGAAAACGTCATGGTCGAACCAGATGGTACTGTATTTCTTGTTGACTGGGGCCTGGCGCGTCATCTTGACGATGACAAGCCGGATTCATTTCTCGATGATGATATTCGAGACGAAAACGAAAAAATGGGGCTCTGTCTGACTCAAGACGGTCACCAGATTGGAACCCCACATTGGATGTCGCCAGAGCAGGCATCCGGAGATCCCCATTCGCACGGAACCCATACGGACATTTACGGTCTGGGTGGCTTGCTCTATTTGATTCTTGCCCATCAGCCTCCGCACCAGAAACTACTGGAGAGTGATCGTAGTCTCACAGAGCAATTGCATGAAATCGCCACACTTGATGCCCCGCACCCACTACAGGCAAATCAAAACGCGAACAAGGAATTAGCCTCGATCTGCTGTAAGGCAATGAATTTAGACCATCAGTTACGATATCCATCGGCAGCAGAGTTAAGAGACGATGTCCGTCGATGGCAAAGACGAGAAATTGTCTTAGCCCATAGTACACACTATTCAAAAATGGAACGAGCGGAACTGTTTGCTGCCAGGCACCGTCGTGGAATCATTTTCTCACTGGCAACATTATTTCTCATGTTTTCGGGAGTCACCTGGGCAGCGGTCGAAGTATCAAACGCCGCTGATCAAACGGAAATTGCTTTAGAAGAACAACGCAGAACAAACCAGCAGCTTCTTAGCAGTCTTGAACTATTTTCTGATGCAGTAATGCAGGACGACGTACTTTCCGTTCCTCAACTGAGGGGATTACGAAATCGGCTTCTAACGGATTTAGCAGCCCAGTATAAAATCTGGTCCTTACAGAGCGATGGGACTCCCGAAGAACTTTCTCGGGCAGCGCGCGGGACGATTCGTCTTGCGCAAATTGAACGGGAAACGGGCAACATGATCCGTTCAATTGAATCCGGCAATCGAGCGATTGAGCTGGCAGAGAGTGCCGTCAATTCGTGCAAACCAGAGAAACAGACTGATTATCGACTGATTCTGCTTCAGGCGATTCGTTCACAGGTTTCTCTGGTGCTGATTACTGGTAACGTCGATCAAGCGCATGATCTGGTTCAGCGCGGATATCAAGAGTTGGAACATATGAAAAATTCGCTGAGTAAGGAACAGAGACTGGAAGAAGAGAGCAAGCTGAAACACTTACAGATGTCCGTTTCGTACAATCAGGCTAATCGGGTACCAAGCATCGAGGCACGAAAACAATGGCTGGCGAAATCTCTGCAAAATGCGCAAGAAGCAGTCGAATTACAGCGAAAAGTGATTCCTTTAAATGGCACGATTTCACAGCTGACGAATCTCGTGACTGCGTTGAATGCAGAAGCACTCGCATTCCATAAGTTGTTCCGCTACCAGGAGGCGATTCGCAGCTATGAAGAAGCGCTGGACATTCTTCAGGCTCGCAAGAAAGAAATGCGAGCACCAGAAGCTCAGAAACAATTAAAGCAAGTTCAGATCATGATTTCGTTTAATGCCGTGATGACTTATCGAGCCATGGGTAATCTGAAACAGGCCCGAATCGCTTCCCGACAAGGCATTACGGTTTGTAAAGAACTCAAGCAGGCCTATCCACTCGTGATTCGTTACAGCCAGGAATTAGCGAGAGGCTATGGGAATCTCGCTGAAGTCGAGCTTGCGGATTACCTGAAGACACTGAATCCGGAAATCCTGGAGACGATGATCGTCACCTTTCGCTCAGCTGCGGAAGAATACTTATATTTGTCCAAACAGTATCCTGATCGTAAAGGTTATCAGGGAGCTGCAGCGATCCAGTATTTGCGGCTCTCGGAGGCATTGCATTGGGCCGGGCAAGACAATGCAGCTTTAACTGAATTCAAACGTTGCCTGTCATTGAATCCTCAGCCTGAGAAACTAGAGCCGACACACGGACCAAACGCAATTGCTGTAATCCTTGGTTACTGCCTCTTAATACACGATGAGAAACCCGACGATATCAAAGGCCACGCTGCCGCGAAACGACTGCCGGAAGTATTCAAAGTGGTTGGCGATATGCTGGAAAACACAACTACGTCATACGTGGAACTGTTTGCTCAAGATGAGGCTGTTCTGAGAATGAAAAAAATACCAAGCATCAGCCAGGCGATCGCAACAGCAGAAGAAACAATCAAACGTAAAGCAGCCAAAAAAAACTAA
- a CDS encoding DUF1559 domain-containing protein, with translation MLNPTRKGFTMIELLVSISIMTMLVSLLLPAVQQARESSRKMSCQSNLRQLGLAMMNFESVHSHFPDGPSHKYDLLPYLDQTILYHLKGEQDEQAPDSEWDDLRNAVLAVLICPSDPGETSANGFLGDMAGTSYHANAGTGLLSDGFNGVFGYGDEAPKIYADKVVKTADIVDGLSNTAAFSEALLFGHSPRISSIWATPQEYFAPEEQASLTSYCESIPLDPLSYSYQAVDFPRGFPWYGGGMGNALYNHSLPPNRPSCTNGENIVTGVYTVSSMHRQGVNVAFADGHVQFVSENIDRNVWIEFGSRGSGEFKYPF, from the coding sequence ATGCTCAACCCGACCCGTAAAGGATTCACGATGATTGAGCTGCTGGTTTCGATATCGATCATGACCATGCTCGTCTCTTTACTCTTGCCAGCCGTACAGCAAGCAAGAGAAAGTTCCAGGAAAATGAGTTGCCAGTCAAATCTCCGACAGCTTGGTCTGGCAATGATGAATTTTGAATCGGTCCATTCCCATTTTCCCGATGGTCCAAGCCATAAGTATGATCTTTTGCCATATCTGGACCAGACAATCCTGTATCACCTGAAAGGTGAGCAGGATGAACAAGCCCCTGATTCAGAATGGGATGATCTGCGTAATGCGGTTTTGGCCGTGCTGATCTGTCCCAGTGATCCGGGTGAAACTTCGGCGAATGGATTTCTGGGGGACATGGCGGGAACCAGTTACCACGCAAATGCAGGAACTGGTCTCCTTTCCGACGGATTTAATGGCGTCTTCGGCTATGGTGACGAGGCCCCCAAAATTTATGCTGACAAAGTGGTCAAGACTGCAGATATTGTTGATGGATTATCAAATACCGCCGCCTTTTCGGAAGCATTGTTGTTTGGACATAGTCCACGAATCAGTTCGATTTGGGCGACGCCTCAGGAGTACTTTGCACCAGAGGAACAAGCCAGTCTAACTTCGTACTGCGAGAGCATTCCGCTCGATCCCCTTTCCTATTCCTATCAGGCTGTCGATTTCCCTCGCGGTTTCCCCTGGTATGGAGGAGGCATGGGAAACGCACTTTATAACCATAGCCTGCCCCCGAATCGGCCCAGCTGTACGAATGGAGAAAATATTGTAACCGGTGTTTACACCGTATCAAGTATGCATCGGCAAGGTGTTAACGTTGCTTTTGCAGATGGTCATGTTCAATTTGTTTCGGAGAACATTGATCGAAATGTGTGGATCGAGTTTGGATCACGTGGTTCAGGCGAATTTAAATACCCATTTTAG
- a CDS encoding TROVE domain-containing protein, with protein MANKTLFSSRNSNLPRTDSFNEAGGRAYQLAPKQALAQMAATGCFNGVFYASAKDQLDTMRKLIDQIDDNRYLAQLAVYARERAFMKDMPAALLVVLSKRDTELMHRVFDRVVDNGRVLRTMFQMIRSGQFGRTSLSSSLQRAYQRWLNEASVGKLLSASIGNDPSLRDVLRMARPTPKDNARRALFGWLTGKELEKWAPATAADLPRQVQALIAYRQAETDAAQAEIVKDLSVRWDLLADAAKGPLTWKAIARQMGPQALRMNLNTLLRHEVFNDSALVDYVADRLADADEIRRSRQFPYQFLAAYLNVAPEISHKIKAALHTAAEISCGNVPELAGPVVIGLDTSGSMSSSVTGWQARGASSKMRCVDAAALFAAAILRRNPDSVVIPFDTRAYDARFDASDSILSLSERLAKYGGGGTDCSIPLREANARLTNRAFAGCVLVSDNESWVGAGHYGATGVMTEWQKFVKNQKRLGVADPKLVCIDIQPYGSTQAPERGDILNIGGFSDAVFNVVSSFVGNDASRFVTEIESIEV; from the coding sequence ATGGCCAACAAAACGTTATTTTCCAGTCGCAACAGTAACCTGCCACGTACCGATTCGTTTAACGAAGCGGGAGGCCGTGCGTACCAGTTGGCGCCGAAGCAGGCGCTGGCACAGATGGCAGCAACCGGTTGCTTCAACGGTGTGTTCTACGCGAGCGCGAAGGATCAACTCGATACGATGCGCAAGCTGATCGATCAGATCGACGACAATCGCTATCTGGCGCAGCTGGCAGTGTATGCGCGGGAGCGCGCCTTCATGAAAGACATGCCGGCGGCGCTGCTGGTGGTTCTGTCCAAGCGGGATACCGAATTGATGCACCGTGTGTTCGATCGGGTGGTCGACAATGGTCGCGTGCTGCGCACCATGTTCCAGATGATCCGTTCGGGACAGTTTGGTCGGACGAGTCTGTCGTCCAGTCTGCAGCGGGCGTATCAGCGCTGGCTGAATGAAGCATCGGTGGGTAAGTTGCTCTCGGCTTCGATTGGTAACGATCCGAGTCTGCGCGACGTACTGCGGATGGCGCGACCTACGCCGAAGGACAACGCACGGCGTGCGCTCTTTGGTTGGTTGACGGGTAAGGAACTCGAAAAGTGGGCTCCTGCGACGGCAGCCGATTTGCCGCGGCAGGTACAGGCGCTGATTGCATATCGTCAGGCAGAAACCGATGCTGCACAGGCAGAGATCGTGAAAGATCTGTCCGTGCGTTGGGATCTGCTGGCGGATGCGGCCAAAGGTCCGTTGACCTGGAAGGCGATTGCCCGACAGATGGGACCGCAGGCACTGCGGATGAACCTCAACACGCTGCTGCGTCACGAGGTCTTCAACGACAGTGCGCTGGTAGATTACGTGGCCGATCGACTGGCGGATGCAGACGAAATCCGTCGTTCGCGGCAGTTTCCTTACCAGTTCCTGGCGGCGTATCTGAACGTAGCTCCGGAAATTTCGCACAAGATCAAGGCAGCCCTGCATACTGCAGCCGAGATCTCCTGCGGGAATGTACCGGAGCTGGCGGGGCCTGTGGTCATCGGTCTGGATACCTCCGGTTCGATGAGTAGTTCCGTGACCGGTTGGCAGGCCCGTGGTGCTTCGAGCAAGATGCGCTGTGTGGATGCGGCGGCGCTGTTTGCGGCGGCGATTCTGCGGCGTAACCCGGACAGCGTGGTGATTCCGTTCGATACCCGTGCTTACGATGCGCGCTTTGATGCGTCCGACTCAATCCTGAGTCTGTCAGAGCGGCTGGCGAAGTACGGCGGCGGTGGAACCGACTGTTCGATTCCGCTTCGCGAAGCCAACGCACGACTGACTAACCGCGCGTTCGCCGGCTGCGTGCTGGTGAGCGACAACGAGAGCTGGGTCGGCGCGGGCCACTATGGTGCGACCGGCGTGATGACGGAGTGGCAGAAGTTCGTGAAGAACCAGAAACGGCTCGGTGTTGCCGATCCAAAACTGGTTTGTATCGACATCCAGCCATACGGTTCGACACAGGCTCCCGAGCGGGGCGACATCCTGAACATCGGCGGCTTCAGTGACGCGGTGTTCAACGTGGTCTCCTCGTTTGTAGGGAACGATGCGAGCCGATTCGTAACGGAGATCGAATCGATCGAAGTCTGA
- a CDS encoding IS4 family transposase — protein sequence MPFISASHSNAASFSLFKRSMMQNASLPLSDVIDDQRWQQTFDEHEINFGSGEDDVYTPAITLWALISQVFFSGEQRSCKAAVIRVASLCAALGRRVCSTNTSAYCRARLKIPFIVIRDIVQQIAADAEAACDQNRVQTREQSAARLSPSSIADVKSRSTGGRILLVDGFTLTAADTPKNQRAYPQNPTQKPGLGFPVLRCVSLISMTTGLLVDLVSGPYSGKGSGETALFWQMLDALRPGDTLVADSYYCTYWLVSACRARGVQVLMKNHHLRDDHPQAARRLSKRERLVTWSRPLQRPAWMTRQEFWQQPLTLTLRLVDVQISQPGYRAKTFTIATTITDRKAYPARWIAAVYQSRWLIELDIRSIKCSLGMDILRAKSPDMVLTELWSCLLAYNLIRLKMLQSSLSTDRDPRSLSFATTQQMLAASWLLGAVTKLTDELVALGQQVPSSERVGHRTGRTEPRANKRRTKVLALLKQPRYHYHQQRRTIV from the coding sequence ATGCCATTTATATCAGCTTCCCATTCGAATGCAGCATCATTTTCTCTTTTCAAACGTTCGATGATGCAAAATGCTTCGCTTCCGCTATCTGATGTGATTGATGACCAGCGCTGGCAACAAACCTTTGATGAACACGAAATCAATTTTGGTTCCGGCGAGGATGACGTTTACACACCCGCAATCACGCTCTGGGCCTTAATTTCTCAGGTCTTCTTTTCCGGCGAGCAACGCAGCTGTAAAGCGGCCGTGATCCGTGTTGCCAGCCTGTGTGCCGCGCTGGGCCGACGGGTTTGCAGTACGAATACCAGTGCTTATTGTCGGGCGCGACTCAAAATCCCGTTTATCGTCATTCGAGACATTGTCCAACAAATTGCCGCTGATGCGGAAGCGGCCTGTGATCAGAATCGTGTCCAGACCAGAGAGCAGTCGGCGGCACGCCTCAGTCCTTCCAGCATCGCTGATGTGAAATCACGGAGCACCGGCGGTCGCATTCTGCTGGTTGATGGCTTCACCCTCACGGCCGCCGATACTCCCAAGAATCAGCGTGCCTATCCACAGAACCCGACTCAGAAACCGGGGCTCGGGTTCCCCGTTCTACGCTGCGTTTCTCTGATCTCGATGACAACCGGACTGCTGGTGGATCTAGTGAGCGGGCCTTACAGCGGAAAAGGCAGTGGCGAAACGGCCCTGTTCTGGCAAATGCTGGATGCACTCCGACCGGGAGATACCTTGGTGGCAGACTCGTATTACTGCACGTACTGGCTGGTGAGTGCGTGCCGTGCGCGGGGCGTTCAGGTTTTGATGAAGAATCATCACCTGCGTGACGATCATCCGCAAGCCGCACGGCGGCTGAGTAAACGGGAGCGACTGGTGACCTGGTCACGACCATTGCAACGTCCTGCCTGGATGACCCGTCAGGAATTCTGGCAACAACCGCTGACGCTCACTCTGCGTCTGGTCGATGTGCAGATCAGTCAGCCGGGGTATCGCGCCAAAACGTTTACGATTGCCACCACCATCACAGATCGGAAAGCATACCCGGCGCGCTGGATCGCCGCCGTGTATCAGAGCCGCTGGCTGATCGAACTGGATATTCGCAGCATCAAGTGTTCGCTGGGGATGGATATTCTGCGTGCGAAGTCTCCGGACATGGTGCTCACCGAACTCTGGTCGTGCCTGCTGGCGTATAATCTGATTCGGTTAAAAATGCTGCAAAGCAGTCTCTCAACAGACCGTGATCCGCGTTCCCTCTCGTTTGCCACCACGCAACAGATGCTGGCTGCCAGTTGGTTGTTGGGAGCCGTCACGAAGCTCACGGATGAGTTGGTTGCACTCGGACAACAGGTCCCCAGCAGCGAACGTGTGGGGCATCGCACTGGTCGAACAGAACCCAGAGCCAATAAACGCCGCACCAAAGTGCTGGCTTTGCTGAAGCAACCAAGATACCATTACCATCAACAAAGGAGGACGATCGTATGA
- a CDS encoding SGNH/GDSL hydrolase family protein: protein MNRLNKYVRLQTASLMLLCLTSIGQAQEKQTTKSDPNLPRVLIIGDSISIGYTKPTIELLQGVANVERVKANCGDTNRGKHNLKRWLGKTDWDVIHFNWGLHDLCYRHPDSKVQGHRDKVNGTISVPLNEYEKNLESLVQQLEKTGATLVWATTTPVPEGEAGRVVGDDLKYNRVAEKIMKRHGIRINDLHKLASGFDASLWTGPGNVHFKKTGSAKLAKQVAQEIKAALKEKKTKNN from the coding sequence ATGAATCGACTAAATAAATACGTCAGACTTCAAACAGCGTCCCTCATGCTCCTGTGCTTGACTTCCATCGGCCAAGCCCAGGAAAAGCAAACCACCAAATCCGACCCCAACCTGCCCCGCGTTCTGATCATTGGCGACTCGATTTCGATCGGGTACACGAAACCCACCATCGAATTACTTCAAGGCGTCGCGAACGTAGAGCGTGTGAAAGCGAATTGCGGCGATACGAACCGGGGGAAACACAACCTTAAACGCTGGTTGGGAAAGACGGACTGGGACGTGATTCATTTCAACTGGGGCCTGCACGACCTCTGCTATCGGCATCCGGATTCGAAAGTCCAGGGACACCGCGACAAGGTGAACGGCACCATCTCCGTTCCCTTAAACGAATACGAGAAAAATCTGGAATCGCTGGTTCAGCAACTCGAAAAGACTGGCGCAACGCTGGTCTGGGCGACCACGACTCCCGTTCCTGAAGGGGAAGCAGGTCGCGTCGTTGGCGACGACTTGAAGTACAATCGCGTCGCTGAAAAGATCATGAAGCGGCACGGCATCAGGATCAATGATCTGCACAAACTCGCCTCCGGTTTTGATGCATCGCTCTGGACCGGGCCGGGCAATGTGCACTTTAAAAAAACAGGCTCAGCTAAACTGGCGAAACAGGTTGCCCAAGAGATCAAAGCCGCGTTAAAGGAAAAGAAAACGAAAAATAACTAA
- a CDS encoding RNA polymerase sigma factor — MAEACWYTVQKVPYSSSGVPDYASIIFHIRKILSKALSMSDGKPRDLQSQKYVTINTPPSLIEALSSRDLTEFEKGFERFCELYHQRIRTWCGGWTSNEHEADDAAQELLVSLHGKLKKYRMVEGKRFRNWLSKVSKHSVRDFQRKQSRNNRSHFSFNEDMDSMAEDFVSELLIDYERRDLLNTAISQAGEKINPKDKKVLEGYLQDISTRSIAGELDTSMNAINQSMHRVRQACKGVIEELLTKKGLEENDLFFNS; from the coding sequence TTGGCTGAGGCGTGTTGGTATACTGTCCAAAAGGTACCATATAGCTCGTCGGGCGTACCGGATTACGCATCCATTATTTTTCATATAAGGAAAATTCTCTCTAAGGCGTTATCAATGTCAGATGGCAAACCTCGAGATCTGCAGAGTCAAAAATATGTAACCATCAACACGCCTCCGAGTCTGATTGAGGCTTTATCCTCGCGCGACTTAACAGAATTCGAAAAAGGCTTTGAGCGATTTTGTGAGTTATACCATCAGCGAATTCGGACGTGGTGCGGTGGTTGGACATCGAATGAGCATGAAGCCGATGATGCGGCACAGGAATTACTTGTCAGCCTACATGGCAAACTTAAGAAATATCGCATGGTAGAAGGGAAACGATTTCGCAACTGGTTATCGAAAGTTTCAAAACATTCTGTTCGTGATTTTCAACGTAAGCAATCACGGAATAATCGATCTCATTTTTCCTTTAATGAAGACATGGATTCGATGGCTGAAGATTTTGTTTCAGAACTCTTGATCGATTACGAGCGACGTGACTTGCTCAATACTGCGATCAGTCAGGCAGGTGAAAAAATCAACCCCAAAGACAAAAAAGTTCTGGAAGGATACCTTCAAGATATATCAACAAGATCGATCGCAGGAGAACTTGACACTTCAATGAATGCCATCAATCAGTCAATGCATCGAGTTCGTCAAGCATGCAAAGGCGTCATTGAAGAACTGTTAACCAAGAAGGGCTTAGAAGAAAACGATCTTTTTTTTAACTCGTAA